The Anas platyrhynchos isolate ZD024472 breed Pekin duck chromosome 1, IASCAAS_PekinDuck_T2T, whole genome shotgun sequence genomic sequence gtgtcgtggtttaacccggctggcagctaaacaccacgcagccgttcgctcaccctcccccctccctctctgggacgggggagagaaatggagagtgaagcccgtgagttgagataaagacagtttaataagacaggaaaataataataacaaaaataataataacaataataataataatgatacaatggtgataatacgaaagtaatagtatgtacaaacaagtgatgcacaatgcaattgctcaccacccgctgaccgatgcccagcctaaccccgagcagtccggccccctccccccggctagccacccctatatattgtttagcatgacgtcagatggtatggaatacccctttggctagtttgggtcacctgtcctgggtctgtcccctcccagctcttactgcacccccagcctgcccgttggcaggacagagcaaaaggctgagatgtccttggcttagtataagcactgctctgcaacaattaaagcatcggggtgttatcagcactcttctcatcctaagccaaaacacagcattccaccagctactaggaagaaaattaattctgtgctaactgaaaccaggacagaaagcaATTCCTGTAATAAAGTCCATTAGGCAGTTGTGATTAGAACAATTTATTACACACCTTGTCCCTTGACTCCAGAGCAGACAGCTGAGATAAGGATCTCACCACCACACTACAGCAAAAGCTGCCTGCCTTCAGCTTGTTGAGGATTCCCCACAAGTGACATTTCTGTCACTTGTGCTCGACATTTGTGGTTGCCAAGAGGGAGGATTTGGGTGGGCTTCAAGTCCCACTGAGGTATTCATTACTTTCTCATAGTGACATCTTGCTGTTATTCTTGCAGAAAATGAACTGAGGAGCAGAGAAACACTTTCATGAACTTCTCTTTTACCTGTCGCATCCGCACCCCATACACGATGGGGTTcagcaggggagggaagagaatgTACAGGTTGGCCAGCAGAATGTGGACATGGTGTGGGATTTCCTGACCAAAGCGGTGCgttaaaacagtgaaaaaaacagggatatagaaaagaaatgtaacaCAAACATGAGAGACACAGGTATTGAAAGCCTTGCAGCGGGCAGTTCTGGAAGGGAGTCTGAATAATGCCTGAAGAATTAGGATGTAGGAGACAGCAATGAGCACAACGTCTAGCACTCCTGCTGCGACAGGCATGGCAAGGCCATACACAATATTGACGGAGATGTCGGCGCAGGCCAGCCGGGCGATGCCCATGTGCTCGCAGTAGGTGTGCGGGATGACGTTGTGCCCGCAGAAGGGCAGCCGCTTCAGCAGGAATACACACGGGAAAATGATGCAAAAACTTCTCAACAGAATCACCAGCCCTGTTTTGGCAATAGCTGACTGTGTCAGCACAGCCGCATAGCGCAGGGGGTAGCAGATGGCCACAAACCGGTCAAaggccatggccagcaggatCATAGACTCTGCTGAGGAAGCGAAGTGCAGGAAGAACACCTGGGTCAGGCAGGCGCTGAAGGAGATCTCCCCCGCACTGAACCAGAACAGAGCCAGCATCTTGGGCACAGTCGTGGTTGACAGCATCAGGTCAGTGACAGCCAGCATGGACAAGAGGAGGTACATGGGCTGGTGGAGGCTTCGTTCTGTgctcacaataaagagcagggCACCGTTTCCCAGCAGGGCAGCCAGATACATAGAGCAGAAGGGGATCGAGATCCAGATGTGTGACTTCTCCATGCCCGGGATGCCAGCCAAGATGAAAGTTGCTGGAGTCGAGCTGGTAAGGTTGAATGGTGGCATAAGCTGCACCTGAAAGCAAAGACAGAAAGCACTGCAGAATGTTATTTCACATGCTCAAGCTCTTTCACCACTATCAAATGCCAGCATCACCTCTGCTGATCAGCTAACAGCCACAGCTGCAGGTATCAGCCCCAATTATGAAGGCCTGTGGTCTGCAACGTATTGCAGCACGTACTTACACTCATGTACTCCTACTATGTGTAAGTGGCAGTGTCcagattttctcttctcttgatTTTAAGATGATACaagtgtatttttcttccaagtaGACCAGGCTGAATGGAGACCGAATCAACCCATGCTGCACAAATACCTTAAACTGATGGACTATCAGTCTGGAGTAGACGGAGTAAGTCATAAGAAGAGGAAGGTCAAGTGCTTGCAGGGATGCATGAGATATTCTGGGCCATCGGGACCTGCAGAGGGGATAATTGGGAGCTTCAGGTACATGGACACACATGAGTTTAAGACAAAATTAACTCTAGGATTGAAGTTGGCTGCTCGTTCTCCATCCTCATCTGCAGACTTCtgtctccctttccctttgtttttagGACTGAAAAGCTTCTGGTTTGGCTCACTCTGCACCTCACTGTCAGTGCAAGTCGAGTGGAAATAAAATCTAACTGGGCACTGGGAAAGACTCTTTTGTCAGGGGAAGACCCTGAGCTGGAGTTCCCCCAGCAGCCAAGGACAGGGCTGCACCACTGCCCTGCAGCGGGTGCGAAGGAGGCTGGGTCACCCCCAGACTCGCACAAGTTAGACTGAGATGCCTCTGtttttcagcagcttctgcaataGTCAGTCAGCTCTTAAATACCAAAACTCAAAATAGGAATCAACTGTAGCACAACTGAGATGAACAAGTATTGCAAGTACTTCAAACCGTACCTGTGAGGTTACTGCGTACCGAAATACTGACTCCATGGATGAGAAagcaattgcatttttaaagatggAGTTGGTTCCCAGAGAGGCAGACAGTTTCATGTCCAAGGAACCTGCTCCATAGAAACAACATAACAGTGGacagtctttaaaaaacagtgaAGATAAAAAACTATCTAATGCTGTAAACAAAGTAAAGCAATTCATTGTAAATattgtatgaaataaaaatagatgtgGCACGTTAACAGATGGAAAACACTACTCATGCAAATAGCATGTATACTCTGTGCTGTTATACCAAAAGCCAGTCAGCTCTTGCCAAGCTCCGGATGTTGAACTGCAGACAAACAAGGGCCCGTTGCATCTGCAGGTTGGGATCACAGcgcagccagcagctctgtgccagaGGGACCTCTCAGCAGCAGACCCTTCCTAGCCTAGTCACCGCCGTGGAGCTGCACTAACACAAGTACAGCACAAAGGATATCTTCTACAACTACCTCCAGGCAGTTCCTTGGAGCCTTTTATTCCTAAAAATCTTTTTAGCTTAACTAAACGCAGTATCTTGAAATATTGACATTCCCACAGAGCTGCCTGAGGATTACAAAGAGGTCTGATCTCTTGTCATTGTGGCAGAAGCAAGGGCTCTGATCAAGGACACAGCTGTCCTAGTTTCatctgggatagagttaattttcttcagagtcACTGTTCGtactgtgtttgggatttaggatgagaacagtgctgataacacaccaatgcttcagttgttgctgagcagtgcttaagCAGAGCCAAGCACTTCTGTGCTTCTCACAGTGCCTGGCAGTGAGGGGGCTGGCGGTGCACAGGGAGCTGGAAGAGGACAGAACTAGGAAAGCTGAGCCCAGCTGGCCAAAGAGATATCCCATGCCACGTGGCATCACATGGCAATATAAAACTGTGGGGTTGGCCGAGGTGGGGGGCAGCCACTGGTCGTGGTTCAGCGGGTgctgagcaattgcattgtgcatcgcGTGCTTTGCTTATTCTTGGCtttattatttccttctccttcttatTAAACCGTTCATAACTCAACCCACGAGTTCTCGCACTTTGACCGTTTTTTGAGTCCCTCCCCCAGCCACTGCAGAGGAGAGCAGACAGCTACAAGGTGATGAGCTGCCTGCCCAGTTaacaccacagcagcagcttcacagAGCTGTGGAGGGGGACTGGATGGAGCCCTCACCCAGGGGCAGCCTTCAGAATACGACAGCCTTTGGAAGGGAGCCGGGGACACAGAACTGGGCAGGGGAAAACAGTCTGCTAGTGACTTGCTGTCCCCAGGTGAGAGAATGAAGATAACACAAGTGTTTTCCCTCCTGGCCTGAGCACATCCACAGCTCTCCCATGGCAGGGAGACGCTCAGTGCTGCGCCAGGTCGGTGCACACTGTGGTGCCCCACAGATAACACCCTGCATGGGGCTTGCTCCTGCCCCGCCACCTCAGCCCCACTTTCAAAATCATGCTATCGCAGtttcgtggtttaacccggccggcagctaaacaccacgcagccgttcactccccctccccctctgggacgggggagagaaatggaaagtgaagcccgtgagttgagataaagacagtttaataagacaggataataataataataataataataatacaatgatgataatagtactactactaataatatgtacaaacaagtgatgcacaatgcaattgctcaccacccgctgaccgatgctcagcctaaccccgagcagtccggccccctgccctggctagccacccctatctactgtttagcatgaccccagatgggatggaatacccctttggctagtttgggtcacctgtcctgggtctgtcccctcccagctcttactgcacccccagcctgcccgttggcaggacagagcaagaaactgagatgtccttggcttggtgtaagcactgctctgcaacaaataaacatcggggtgttattagcactcttctcatcctaagccaaaacacagcattccaccagctactaggaagaaaattctgttctaactgaaaccaggacacagctTAAGAGCAGCCGATCTGGATAGCCAATGCTGGAAGGTGCTTCACCAGCTTATTGCACACTGGGGATGTGGCTTCTCTGTCCTAGCGATCCCCCGGCCCCAAGCATGCAGCACAAGCAGCTCACCAGATCCTCGACCCCGCAGCAGCACGGGTCCGTGGCAGcggccaggcagggctgcagcgtggagcccTTGTAGCGGCTGCACGGGGCCCGTGTGGAGGCACTGCACCCACTGCGTCACGCCAAAGGTGCgctgcagccaccagcagcacagggatCTTCCCCAGGTCCCTCATGCACCACGCGCATTACAAGCACATGGCTCAGTGCACACAGGTCCCCAGCGCCCAGACCGGCACCTGCACAATTATACCTGTGCCATTTGCACAGCCTGTCCCCAGGGCCCTGGCTGGACTCACAatgtccctgcaggca encodes the following:
- the LOC113844789 gene encoding olfactory receptor 52B2-like, which codes for MSVQLMPPFNLTSSTPATFILAGIPGMEKSHIWISIPFCSMYLAALLGNGALLFIVSTERSLHQPMYLLLSMLAVTDLMLSTTTVPKMLALFWFSAGEISFSACLTQVFFLHFASSAESMILLAMAFDRFVAICYPLRYAAVLTQSAIAKTGLVILLRSFCIIFPCVFLLKRLPFCGHNVIPHTYCEHMGIARLACADISVNIVYGLAMPVAAGVLDVVLIAVSYILILQALFRLPSRTARCKAFNTCVSHVCVTFLFYIPVFFTVLTHRFGQEIPHHVHILLANLYILFPPLLNPIVYGVRMRQVKEKFMKVFLCSSVHFLQE